A section of the Desulfomonile tiedjei genome encodes:
- a CDS encoding branched-chain amino acid ABC transporter permease encodes MKRGRKERIDRGIKARSDDVFALTSYREMLYVAVPPVLPVIALIILPLVLPVYWQKVLISTAVFALLAMSWDFLVSAGMVSLGQALFFGVGAYVAGSLDHYLGLPMWATIPLATVLGGALCTVCLLPVLRLRGVYFSMVTLVLPLMLERVIEATGMLGGTEGLTGLQSIGNPLVEIYILLAVLCVALFGFRRLVTTDYGLVLKAIKDNDRSVMSAGINIYWLKAQALFVAGCVAAFCGAYVTHVYRFVGMPAFALDYSILPLASAVVGGMGTFAGSLMGAFILVPLSEALRSLGGLRTVVYALSLVVFIVALPEGIFHYIQRKYQQFERWVEVES; translated from the coding sequence GTGAAACGAGGAAGAAAAGAGCGGATTGATCGAGGAATAAAGGCGCGGTCTGATGACGTTTTCGCACTGACGTCTTATCGCGAGATGCTTTACGTGGCAGTGCCGCCGGTTCTGCCCGTGATCGCACTCATCATACTTCCTTTGGTCCTGCCCGTTTACTGGCAAAAGGTCCTGATCTCCACAGCTGTCTTCGCTCTGCTGGCCATGAGTTGGGACTTTCTCGTGTCAGCGGGCATGGTTTCTCTTGGGCAGGCCCTGTTTTTTGGGGTCGGGGCCTACGTGGCGGGTTCTCTGGACCACTATTTGGGACTGCCCATGTGGGCAACCATACCTCTGGCTACCGTCCTGGGAGGAGCGCTCTGCACCGTTTGCCTGCTGCCCGTGCTGAGACTACGAGGGGTTTACTTCTCTATGGTTACCCTTGTTTTGCCCCTGATGCTGGAGCGGGTCATCGAAGCTACCGGCATGCTCGGCGGCACTGAAGGACTTACCGGGTTGCAATCCATCGGGAACCCCTTGGTCGAGATCTACATCCTACTGGCCGTGCTGTGTGTTGCCCTGTTCGGCTTCAGAAGGCTTGTAACCACTGATTACGGTTTGGTTCTAAAGGCCATTAAGGACAATGACAGGTCCGTCATGAGCGCGGGGATAAACATATATTGGCTCAAGGCCCAGGCCCTGTTCGTAGCCGGCTGCGTGGCTGCGTTCTGTGGCGCTTACGTGACGCATGTGTACAGATTTGTGGGCATGCCCGCCTTCGCCCTCGATTACTCCATACTTCCGCTAGCATCGGCAGTGGTGGGTGGTATGGGGACGTTCGCCGGGTCGCTCATGGGAGCCTTTATACTGGTGCCGCTTTCCGAGGCATTGCGCAGCCTTGGCGGCCTTCGGACCGTAGTCTATGCACTCTCACTGGTCGTGTTCATCGTGGCCTTGCCCGAAGGGATCTTTCACTACATCCAGAGAAAATACCAGCAGTTCGAGAGGTGGGTGGAGGTCGAGAGCTAA
- a CDS encoding ABC transporter ATP-binding protein — protein MQAKDPETLLSVRELSKSFGGVRAVIGVSFDLRRGELLGIIGPNGSGKTTLVNLITGFLTPDSGSVLYGGQEITGWMPYRIARLGIARTFQMVRPFAELPAFKNLIIPLFSPRVKSLSGGRYGDRDAVAKDLLEEVGFERESSVTYKAAGSLPHGYLKRLELAKCLALRADLIILDELFSGLSIAELASILPIIEKLMIEGKTIIMIEHRLRELFRIAHRAVVLNFGRAIADGKPSEIMEMKEVKQAYLGSED, from the coding sequence ATGCAGGCAAAAGATCCAGAGACACTCTTAAGCGTGCGCGAATTAAGCAAAAGCTTTGGTGGAGTCCGCGCCGTGATAGGCGTGAGCTTCGACCTCAGGCGAGGTGAGTTGCTGGGCATAATAGGTCCCAACGGTTCCGGCAAGACAACGCTTGTCAATCTGATCACCGGTTTTCTGACGCCGGATTCCGGCTCTGTCTTGTACGGAGGCCAAGAAATTACCGGCTGGATGCCCTATCGGATCGCGCGGCTGGGCATAGCCAGGACGTTCCAAATGGTGCGGCCTTTTGCTGAACTCCCGGCTTTCAAGAACCTCATCATTCCTCTTTTTTCGCCTCGTGTGAAAAGCTTATCAGGCGGCCGATACGGCGACCGTGATGCGGTGGCGAAGGACCTCCTCGAAGAAGTCGGCTTCGAGAGAGAGTCTTCGGTAACTTACAAAGCCGCAGGCAGCCTGCCCCACGGATATTTGAAGCGTCTGGAACTGGCTAAGTGCCTGGCACTGAGAGCGGACCTTATCATACTCGACGAGCTGTTTTCCGGACTGAGCATCGCTGAACTGGCCAGTATTTTGCCGATCATCGAGAAGCTCATGATCGAAGGGAAGACCATCATCATGATCGAACATCGCCTGCGTGAGCTTTTTAGAATCGCTCACCGTGCGGTAGTCCTGAATTTCGGACGTGCGATCGCGGACGGCAAGCCCTCCGAAATCATGGAAATGAAAGAGGTCAAACAGGCGTACCTGGGGTCGGAAGACTGA
- a CDS encoding ATP-binding cassette domain-containing protein, with translation MLELSNLMVFYENALALNDFNMRVEAGQIVAVIGSNSAGKTTLMNTVSGLIIDTKVKEQRKGGERITVYGTVTLDGEDVTALYPNERVRRGMVLCRERHPIFPESDLVENLRIAGYLRKRSQVREMIDYVFQLFPTLVRLKTRKAGFLSGGEQQMLSIGMALIVKPRLLLLDEPLLGLSPVMQSTLIDAIKKIRTETGLTIVIAEQFARPILPMIDHGYIIENGMLTMEGSGMELMDNPEVKGAYFGV, from the coding sequence ATGCTGGAATTGTCAAATCTAATGGTCTTCTATGAGAACGCCCTGGCGCTGAACGACTTCAACATGCGAGTGGAAGCCGGCCAGATTGTGGCTGTGATAGGCTCGAACAGTGCCGGCAAAACCACGCTGATGAACACCGTTTCAGGGCTCATAATAGATACCAAGGTGAAAGAACAACGCAAAGGCGGCGAACGGATAACCGTATACGGAACAGTTACCCTTGACGGGGAGGACGTCACCGCGCTGTACCCCAACGAGAGGGTCCGCCGCGGCATGGTCCTGTGTCGAGAGCGCCACCCCATCTTTCCCGAGTCCGATCTTGTGGAAAACCTTAGAATAGCCGGCTATCTGCGGAAGAGATCGCAAGTGCGCGAGATGATAGATTATGTCTTCCAACTTTTTCCCACTCTGGTGCGTCTCAAGACGCGTAAGGCCGGGTTCCTGAGCGGCGGTGAGCAGCAGATGCTCTCAATCGGGATGGCCCTTATCGTGAAACCGCGCCTCCTTCTCTTGGACGAACCGCTGCTGGGGTTGAGCCCTGTCATGCAGAGCACCCTGATCGATGCCATAAAGAAAATCAGGACCGAAACCGGTCTCACCATTGTCATCGCAGAACAGTTCGCTCGTCCCATACTACCGATGATCGACCACGGATATATAATAGAAAACGGCATGCTGACCATGGAAGGCAGCGGAATGGAGCTTATGGACAACCCCGAAGTCAAAGGGGCCTACTTCGGCGTGTAA